A window of Heliomicrobium undosum genomic DNA:
CCCTGGTTGCGAAAATCAACAATTCCCCCGATCTGATCAACTCTTTCGCCGATGCGAACCACGAAGAAGCCTTTCTCGCCGCCGCCAAAAAGCTGGGCTACGATGTGACGATGGAGGAATTCAAGGCTGCCACGGCTGCCTATCAGGCGCAAGCCCCCGTGTCCGGCGACGGCCCTGACCAAGGTGTCGGTTTGACCTTCGTCGGCATCGACTACGCCTTTGTCGGCGTCAAAACCTCCAGCGGCTGATCCTGTTGAAGGCCAAGGACGAGAAGACGGAGCCGGAATGATTCCGGCTCCGTCTTTTCCCAGCGCCATCCCGTGCGCCATCCTCGGCGTCATCCTATCATGCCGGTTGGGTGGTGAACGAAATGCCCGGCGGGCTCATCTTCCAGTACGCCCCTGAGGCGGGAAATGGAATGTCCCTGTGAAGGGAAAGGAGTAGTAACGATGGAACAAGGCCGGTTCGAACAAGGCAAGACAGAAAGGCGGGAAAGGGGGGAGAGACTGGAAAGGCGAGAAAGCGGGCAAAAGCCTGTTCGGGGACGGATCATGCTCCTGTACATGCAACGGCTAGGGGTCGGGAATCTCCATGAAATCACGGAGCCGCTCGGTTTAGGTTGCCTGGCCGCTTTTGTCGAAGAAAGGGGTTATGCCGCGCAGGTCTACTCGGGCCCGCTTCATGATGCCTGGGAGGCGGTCCAGGCGGAGATGGGGCAGAACGGGTTGGATGCCCTGGGTCTTTATTGCGATTTTGAAAACCAGTCTGCCGTGGAGAGTTTCTCCCGCAAGGTGAAGGAAATTTGGCCGATCCGGGTTTTTATCGGCGGTCCGCAAGCGGTGGCGTTGGGCAAAGGGTTCGTCATGCGCTCCCGCTGTGACGGGGTGGTGCGCGGCGAAGGGGAGCATCCCCTGCACCGACTGTTAGAGTT
This region includes:
- a CDS encoding Nif11-like leader peptide family natural product precursor; the protein is MSKQDAEALVAKINNSPDLINSFADANHEEAFLAAAKKLGYDVTMEEFKAATAAYQAQAPVSGDGPDQGVGLTFVGIDYAFVGVKTSSG